From Streptomyces cyaneogriseus subsp. noncyanogenus, the proteins below share one genomic window:
- a CDS encoding class I SAM-dependent methyltransferase: MLDYDKEAERYDASRGGEARAAAAARAVLELVPRGARSLLDLACGTGIVTRRLAAARDGMRVTGADLAPAMVRRAAARLPGAVVRADSRRLPFADGAFDAVSSVWLLHLTGSADDARAIVGECARVLRPGGVYVTTVDKGAAHNVGSDIDAVLAARPPSTARDAAAAVEEYARAHGLVPAGRGRFTGAGQGRSPRRTIADLRRGWFVTLPPGSALAEEFAARLAALPDQDRPRPDPVFTLRAFRKPPEPPAFPVQRTR; encoded by the coding sequence GTGCTGGACTACGACAAGGAAGCGGAGCGGTACGACGCCTCGCGCGGCGGCGAGGCCCGGGCGGCCGCCGCCGCGCGGGCCGTCCTGGAGCTCGTGCCGCGGGGGGCGCGCAGCCTCCTCGACCTCGCCTGCGGCACCGGCATCGTCACCCGGCGGCTGGCCGCGGCGCGCGACGGCATGCGGGTGACCGGCGCCGACCTGGCGCCCGCGATGGTCCGCCGCGCCGCCGCCCGGCTGCCCGGCGCCGTGGTCCGGGCCGACAGCCGCCGGCTGCCGTTCGCCGACGGGGCGTTCGACGCCGTCAGCAGCGTGTGGCTGCTGCACCTGACCGGCAGCGCCGACGACGCGCGGGCGATCGTCGGCGAGTGCGCCCGTGTGCTGCGGCCGGGCGGGGTCTACGTCACCACGGTCGACAAGGGCGCCGCGCACAACGTCGGCAGCGACATCGACGCCGTCCTCGCCGCCCGCCCGCCCAGCACCGCCCGCGATGCCGCGGCGGCCGTCGAGGAGTACGCCCGCGCCCACGGCCTCGTCCCCGCGGGCCGGGGCCGCTTCACCGGTGCCGGCCAGGGCCGCAGCCCCCGCCGCACCATCGCCGACCTGCGGCGCGGCTGGTTCGTCACCCTGCCGCCGGGCAGTGCGCTCGCGGAGGAGTTCGCCGCCCGTCTCGCCGCCCTCCCCGACCAGGACCGCCCCCGGCCCGACCCCGTCTTCACGCTCCGGGCGTTCCGCAAGCCACCGGAACCGCCGGCCTTCCCCGTCCAGCGCACCCGGTGA